From one Suicoccus acidiformans genomic stretch:
- a CDS encoding rod shape-determining protein — translation MSLFPSRKIGIDLGSTNTLIYIYRKGIVLREPSLVAVRPNQAEVIAYGKEAKELVGRTSEKIELIHPIQSGVIHHFSLTKQMLAHFIQKSTHRKMTRPEVVISVPSNISKVERRAVIDALREIGINRAMLVDVPVAAIIGAGVDISEPLGHMVVDIGGGTTDIGTFSFGEMIERMTIPVGGVRMNQLIQAYVRVEHQLVISDEASERLKLEIGNANYTKSDAKDQLTIQGRHATLGTPKEVTIRSQLVANALSEAIDQIIVAIRQVLQRTSPELSADIMNEGIILTGGGALLKRLPERLKEALGVDFHLADQAMDCVAIGAGRLLESFDDEARRIERMNR, via the coding sequence ATGAGTCTATTTCCAAGTCGTAAGATAGGCATTGATTTAGGTTCAACTAACACATTGATTTATATTTATCGCAAGGGCATTGTCCTGCGGGAGCCTTCCCTCGTCGCTGTCAGACCCAATCAAGCTGAAGTGATTGCTTATGGCAAAGAAGCTAAAGAATTAGTGGGACGCACGTCAGAGAAGATTGAGCTGATTCACCCCATTCAATCAGGAGTCATTCATCACTTTAGTTTAACGAAGCAAATGCTAGCCCACTTCATTCAGAAAAGCACCCATCGCAAAATGACGAGACCAGAAGTTGTGATTTCGGTGCCGAGCAATATATCGAAAGTCGAACGTCGCGCAGTGATTGATGCCTTGCGTGAAATTGGTATCAATCGGGCGATGTTAGTTGATGTACCGGTCGCGGCTATCATCGGTGCGGGTGTGGATATCTCTGAACCGCTTGGCCATATGGTCGTCGATATTGGCGGTGGGACCACGGATATTGGGACCTTCTCCTTTGGTGAAATGATAGAGCGGATGACTATACCTGTCGGTGGCGTCCGCATGAATCAATTAATTCAAGCTTATGTGCGGGTAGAGCATCAGCTTGTTATTAGTGATGAAGCGAGTGAACGATTAAAGCTGGAAATTGGGAATGCCAATTACACTAAGAGTGACGCCAAGGATCAATTAACCATACAAGGGCGTCATGCAACCTTAGGAACACCGAAAGAGGTGACGATTCGCTCGCAACTAGTAGCCAATGCGTTAAGTGAAGCAATCGATCAAATAATTGTTGCGATTCGCCAAGTATTGCAACGTACATCGCCTGAGTTATCTGCAGATATAATGAATGAAGGAATTATTCTGACAGGTGGGGGCGCTTTATTGAAACGCTTACCCGAACGGCTTAAAGAAGCTCTTGGCGTAGACTTTCATCTAGCTGATCAGGCCATGGATTGTGTGGCTATTGGTGCAGGACGCTTGTTGGAAAGTTTCGATGATGAGGCGCGCCGCATTGAGCGGATGAATCGCTAG
- a CDS encoding PTS transporter subunit IIBC has translation MSKVKDLMNFEFWQKFGKALMGVIAAMPAAGLMISIGNSLPIIAPETAWLQTLAGFISAIGWAIIGNLHLLFAVSIGGSWAKDRAGGAFAATIAFVLLNRLTGAIFGVSNDMLLDPSATTSTLFGQTIPVNTYFISVLEAPALNMGVFVGIIAGFLGAAAYNRYYNYRKLPEVLSFFNGKRFVPFVVIAWSVVAAIILAIIWPVIQSGINAFGIWLAQSKDNAPFIAPFLFGFLERLLLPFGLHHMLTVPVNYTSVGGVYTIMTGAQAGQIVEGQDPLWFAWVTDLVNLRQAGDTAAYNQLLESVVPARFKVGQMIGSSGTLMGLAYAMYRNVDSDKKQAYKGMFLSTALAVFLTGVTEPLEFMFMFIAMPLYVVYAIIQGLSFGIADVFNLRVHSFGNLEMLTRTPLAISAGLTQDVINYIIACIVFGVIAYFVANYMIQRFEYATPGRLGNYEIQNTSDDVANSSSMQTADGSQIDLEIVQIINMLGGKDNIQDVDACMTRLRVTVNDPEKVAKADTWKKAGAMSMVVKGQGIQAVYGPKADVLKSDIQDALDSGVAIPEASIEDIQAEEETDAVAEAKGKWLEETLVAVSDGRVMPISDVPDEVFRSKVMGDGYGLDPSNGQIYSPVKGRITSIFPAKHAINIKTDTGAGILIHMGIDTVELEGKPFDIWVSEGDLVDIGDSLAEMNIAQVKEAGKSPIIMVVALSDEAVGELTLIKSGQVQANDELGTLSVQFNEEA, from the coding sequence ATGAGTAAAGTAAAAGACTTGATGAATTTCGAGTTTTGGCAGAAATTTGGGAAAGCACTAATGGGGGTCATTGCAGCAATGCCGGCTGCGGGCTTGATGATTTCAATTGGCAATTCCCTCCCTATTATTGCACCTGAGACTGCTTGGCTGCAAACTTTGGCTGGTTTTATTTCAGCAATTGGTTGGGCCATTATTGGTAACTTACACTTACTATTTGCGGTTTCCATCGGGGGTTCTTGGGCTAAGGACCGGGCAGGTGGTGCTTTTGCCGCGACGATTGCCTTTGTCTTATTGAACCGGTTGACGGGAGCAATCTTCGGTGTATCGAATGATATGTTACTCGATCCCAGCGCAACAACGTCTACCCTCTTTGGTCAAACGATTCCCGTCAACACTTATTTTATTTCCGTTCTGGAAGCACCTGCTTTGAACATGGGAGTCTTTGTGGGAATTATTGCTGGCTTCCTTGGCGCAGCTGCTTATAATCGCTATTATAATTATCGTAAACTTCCGGAAGTCCTCTCATTCTTTAATGGCAAGCGTTTCGTACCCTTTGTTGTAATTGCTTGGTCAGTAGTTGCTGCAATTATCCTTGCAATTATTTGGCCAGTCATCCAGTCCGGTATTAATGCCTTTGGAATTTGGCTAGCACAATCAAAAGACAATGCGCCTTTTATTGCCCCCTTCCTCTTTGGTTTCTTGGAAAGATTGCTCTTGCCATTCGGCCTACACCACATGTTAACCGTACCGGTAAACTACACATCAGTGGGTGGGGTCTATACCATTATGACTGGCGCACAAGCTGGACAAATTGTCGAAGGACAAGACCCGCTATGGTTTGCCTGGGTAACCGATTTAGTAAATTTACGTCAAGCAGGTGACACGGCTGCTTACAATCAATTATTGGAATCCGTCGTCCCAGCTCGTTTTAAAGTGGGGCAAATGATTGGCTCGTCGGGTACTTTGATGGGCTTAGCCTATGCTATGTACCGCAATGTTGACTCAGACAAAAAGCAAGCCTACAAAGGCATGTTCCTATCCACTGCCTTAGCCGTATTCTTAACAGGGGTAACGGAACCTTTAGAATTTATGTTTATGTTTATCGCGATGCCACTATACGTTGTCTACGCTATTATCCAAGGATTGTCATTTGGGATTGCTGATGTCTTCAATCTGCGCGTCCACTCCTTTGGTAACTTGGAAATGCTGACCCGGACACCGCTGGCTATATCTGCTGGCCTGACCCAAGACGTCATTAACTATATTATTGCGTGTATTGTCTTTGGTGTCATTGCCTACTTCGTTGCCAACTATATGATTCAACGCTTTGAATATGCCACACCTGGACGCTTAGGTAACTACGAAATCCAGAACACTTCTGACGACGTTGCTAATTCTTCAAGCATGCAAACAGCGGATGGTTCTCAAATAGATTTGGAAATCGTCCAAATTATCAATATGCTTGGTGGTAAGGACAATATTCAAGATGTGGATGCATGTATGACACGTTTGCGGGTGACGGTTAATGATCCAGAGAAAGTCGCTAAGGCAGATACGTGGAAGAAAGCTGGCGCCATGAGCATGGTGGTCAAAGGGCAAGGAATTCAAGCCGTCTATGGACCGAAAGCAGATGTGTTGAAATCGGACATTCAAGATGCGCTAGATTCTGGCGTTGCTATTCCTGAAGCTTCAATAGAAGACATCCAAGCTGAAGAAGAAACCGATGCGGTTGCTGAAGCAAAGGGCAAATGGCTTGAAGAAACTTTAGTGGCTGTCAGTGATGGCCGAGTGATGCCAATTAGTGACGTCCCTGATGAGGTCTTCCGTTCAAAAGTAATGGGCGATGGCTACGGTCTTGACCCGAGTAACGGACAAATCTACTCACCTGTCAAAGGACGTATTACCTCAATTTTTCCGGCTAAGCACGCCATAAATATTAAAACCGACACTGGCGCAGGAATTCTTATTCATATGGGAATCGATACGGTAGAACTTGAGGGGAAACCTTTTGACATTTGGGTGAGTGAAGGAGATCTAGTAGATATTGGCGACAGCTTGGCTGAGATGAATATAGCTCAAGTCAAGGAAGCAGGCAAGTCACCGATTATCATGGTTGTTGCCTTAAGTGATGAAGCTGTTGGTGAACTTACCTTAATTAAATCTGGCCAAGTCCAAGCTAATGATGAACTTGGTACGCTTTCCGTCCAATTTAATGAAGAGGCTTAA
- a CDS encoding Sapep family Mn(2+)-dependent dipeptidase, with amino-acid sequence MKEQVKMQMDAWLNEREEAIVEDLKTLLRFPTVFDPDTATAEMPYGQAIHDALMWLKARGESSGFDIIEGQGQYLVLSKQGAKADGRRVDCVSHVDVVSVDDAWTHPPFAAEEIDGRIYARGTQDMKTPLWMTIIALEMIQDLGLQHERDIRIVIGTDEESTMLDMEYYVEQEGLPDFMITPDGTFPLGIGEFGDLTVRIQGDLKSEHIASFETFNSENMICDRVDVQFKSAVQANVLAKIKASQVNAEELADGTIRFHGVAAHSSKPEKGDNALAKFFHFVAEDLGENWAEPFDKAFSPIKGTGLGYEADYQPMGHMTVNPSQAAFDGQSVNIVVDMRYPHPLDGKEILANIQGRFPDYDVTTHFHQPVTLLSEDDPYIQALLRVYDEWIGGDAKPYYTKGITYAKQFQGRGVVFGTAFDGDGMEGLAHERDEYFDRHLIPQITQTLAAAMIELANVKE; translated from the coding sequence ATGAAAGAACAAGTAAAGATGCAAATGGATGCTTGGCTTAATGAGCGAGAAGAAGCGATTGTTGAAGATTTAAAGACGTTATTGCGCTTTCCGACGGTTTTTGATCCGGATACGGCGACGGCTGAGATGCCATATGGGCAAGCGATTCACGATGCGTTAATGTGGCTGAAGGCGCGCGGTGAATCATCTGGTTTCGATATTATTGAAGGGCAAGGGCAGTATCTTGTCTTGTCCAAGCAGGGGGCAAAAGCAGACGGACGACGGGTGGACTGCGTAAGTCACGTGGATGTTGTGTCTGTTGATGATGCGTGGACACATCCACCTTTTGCTGCGGAAGAGATTGATGGGCGGATTTATGCTCGAGGCACTCAAGATATGAAGACCCCCCTTTGGATGACGATTATTGCTTTAGAGATGATTCAAGATTTAGGTCTGCAACATGAACGTGATATACGCATTGTTATCGGGACGGATGAAGAGTCAACGATGTTGGATATGGAATATTACGTGGAGCAAGAAGGCCTGCCAGACTTTATGATTACTCCAGATGGAACGTTCCCGTTGGGAATCGGAGAGTTTGGTGATTTGACTGTACGTATTCAGGGGGACTTGAAGAGTGAACATATTGCAAGTTTTGAAACGTTCAATTCTGAGAATATGATTTGTGATCGGGTAGATGTCCAGTTCAAATCCGCAGTCCAAGCAAATGTGCTTGCCAAAATAAAAGCTAGTCAAGTGAATGCGGAAGAGTTAGCCGATGGTACCATCCGGTTCCACGGGGTTGCAGCCCACAGTTCTAAGCCTGAAAAGGGAGACAATGCTCTAGCGAAATTCTTCCATTTCGTGGCCGAAGATTTAGGTGAGAACTGGGCAGAGCCTTTTGACAAGGCTTTCTCCCCTATTAAAGGAACAGGCTTAGGCTACGAAGCAGATTACCAGCCGATGGGGCATATGACAGTAAACCCTTCCCAAGCAGCCTTTGATGGGCAATCCGTCAATATTGTAGTAGACATGCGTTATCCACATCCTTTGGATGGTAAAGAAATTTTAGCCAATATCCAAGGCCGGTTCCCGGACTATGACGTGACAACACATTTCCATCAACCGGTTACTCTTCTTTCGGAGGACGATCCTTACATCCAAGCTTTATTACGCGTCTATGACGAATGGATTGGTGGCGACGCTAAGCCTTATTACACCAAAGGAATTACTTACGCTAAGCAATTCCAAGGCAGAGGCGTTGTTTTTGGTACGGCCTTTGATGGAGACGGTATGGAGGGCTTAGCTCACGAACGTGATGAATATTTCGATCGTCATTTAATTCCTCAAATTACTCAAACCTTAGCCGCAGCTATGATTGAACTAGCAAATGTGAAGGAATAA
- a CDS encoding transporter substrate-binding domain-containing protein yields MKKWLKKVFVGLSLSLLALAPVQAEAISVEEIQDKGEVVLATSADFPPYEWVKMIDGKEQIIGSDIELAQAIADKLGVELKIVNTSFDSLITQVTTGKVDMVIAGMNHTEERAKQADFSDVYYLGVNQFIATKEVAEQVKAVEDLADMRLGVQQTSLQEQVLLGELPDATIKLIPDNGDLVQSLLTNRLDAVLFDSVVAEQFARQNADRLQVIEDVAIEYEEGAGMSVLVPKDSPEFIALINEVIAELAAEDQYNQWIEEYIQQID; encoded by the coding sequence ATGAAGAAATGGTTAAAAAAAGTATTTGTTGGGCTTAGTTTAAGTTTATTGGCGCTTGCCCCTGTTCAAGCGGAAGCTATTAGCGTGGAAGAGATTCAAGATAAAGGAGAAGTCGTCTTAGCCACTAGTGCCGACTTCCCACCATATGAATGGGTCAAGATGATTGACGGCAAAGAGCAAATTATCGGCTCAGATATTGAATTAGCCCAAGCAATTGCCGATAAATTAGGCGTAGAGTTGAAGATTGTTAATACAAGTTTTGATAGCTTAATTACCCAAGTGACAACAGGTAAAGTAGATATGGTAATTGCCGGTATGAACCATACGGAAGAACGTGCTAAGCAAGCAGATTTCTCTGATGTATACTATTTAGGCGTGAATCAGTTTATTGCTACCAAAGAAGTTGCCGAACAAGTTAAAGCTGTGGAAGATTTAGCCGACATGCGCTTAGGAGTGCAACAAACATCACTACAGGAGCAAGTGTTGCTAGGAGAATTACCGGACGCGACTATTAAATTGATTCCAGACAATGGCGATTTAGTACAATCTTTATTAACTAATCGTTTAGATGCTGTTTTGTTTGATAGTGTTGTAGCCGAGCAATTTGCGCGTCAGAATGCCGATCGCTTGCAAGTTATTGAAGATGTGGCGATTGAGTATGAAGAAGGAGCCGGTATGTCTGTCTTAGTACCTAAGGATAGTCCAGAATTTATTGCTTTGATTAACGAAGTGATTGCGGAATTGGCAGCTGAGGATCAGTATAATCAATGGATTGAAGAGTATATTCAACAGATTGATTAA
- a CDS encoding aldehyde dehydrogenase family protein, whose product MIYDKFYINGQWVTPIATDTAELYNPATEEKITDIPQANESDVDKAVEAAKAAFPAWNESQPSDRIKVVRQILQGIEKRADDFAEAIIKELGSPVSFALQGQVKPAIEEIEALLEEMESFAFEGQINNAKVIKEGFGVVACITPWNYPLLQIERKIIPAILTGNTVVVKPASDTPLAAFLLAEVIDQTDLPAGVFNLITGRGSVAGDALTHHPDVAVLSFTGSTNVGSGMYEAAAPHIKKVILELGGKSALVALPQADQKAAVKQAMDTIINNQGQTCTALTRLLVPKAEYDAYKEVILDYYDQAVVIGDVRDEATTVGSMVSKNQFDTVMEYIDIGKEEGAEILVGGQAVDRVGYYIEPTVFVNVKNDMRIAQEEIFGPVLAVITYETVEEAIELANDTVYGLSGAVVGPEQAEAEDVARKLRTGNIFVNNGARNRKAPFGGYKQSGLGRENGRYGLEDYVEIKALFL is encoded by the coding sequence ATGATTTACGATAAATTTTATATAAATGGCCAATGGGTCACGCCCATAGCTACAGATACCGCTGAATTATACAATCCAGCCACAGAAGAGAAGATTACGGACATCCCTCAAGCCAATGAATCGGATGTAGACAAGGCAGTTGAAGCTGCCAAAGCAGCCTTCCCTGCTTGGAACGAAAGTCAACCAAGTGACCGCATTAAAGTCGTCCGACAAATTCTCCAAGGAATCGAAAAGCGTGCCGATGACTTTGCAGAAGCGATTATCAAAGAGCTCGGCTCTCCCGTCTCTTTTGCACTTCAAGGGCAAGTGAAGCCGGCGATTGAAGAGATTGAAGCTTTGCTCGAAGAGATGGAGTCTTTCGCCTTTGAAGGGCAAATCAACAATGCAAAGGTCATTAAAGAAGGCTTTGGCGTGGTAGCTTGTATTACCCCTTGGAATTACCCGCTCCTTCAAATCGAACGCAAGATTATTCCAGCCATCTTGACCGGTAATACCGTCGTCGTTAAACCCGCTTCTGATACCCCTCTTGCCGCCTTCCTACTTGCCGAGGTGATTGATCAAACCGACTTGCCTGCAGGCGTCTTCAATCTGATTACTGGCCGGGGCAGTGTGGCCGGAGATGCCCTAACCCACCATCCAGACGTTGCTGTCTTGTCCTTTACTGGCTCAACCAATGTTGGCAGTGGAATGTATGAAGCAGCTGCCCCGCACATCAAGAAGGTCATTCTCGAACTTGGCGGTAAATCCGCTCTCGTCGCCCTACCCCAAGCAGACCAGAAAGCTGCGGTCAAACAAGCCATGGATACTATCATCAACAACCAAGGCCAAACCTGTACAGCCTTAACCCGCTTACTGGTACCTAAAGCAGAGTACGACGCATACAAGGAAGTTATCCTTGATTACTACGACCAAGCAGTCGTCATTGGTGACGTCCGCGACGAAGCAACTACCGTCGGCTCAATGGTATCCAAGAACCAATTTGATACTGTAATGGAATACATCGATATTGGTAAGGAAGAAGGCGCTGAAATTCTTGTCGGAGGTCAAGCAGTTGACCGGGTAGGCTATTATATTGAACCAACTGTCTTTGTCAATGTGAAGAACGATATGCGTATCGCCCAAGAAGAAATCTTTGGCCCAGTCTTAGCTGTCATTACTTACGAAACGGTCGAAGAAGCGATTGAATTAGCCAATGATACTGTCTATGGCCTTTCAGGCGCAGTAGTTGGACCAGAACAAGCTGAAGCGGAAGACGTTGCACGCAAACTCCGTACCGGTAACATCTTTGTCAATAATGGGGCTCGCAATCGCAAGGCACCTTTCGGTGGTTACAAGCAATCGGGACTTGGCCGGGAAAACGGCCGCTATGGTCTCGAAGACTACGTTGAAATTAAGGCCTTGTTCTTATAA
- a CDS encoding endonuclease/exonuclease/phosphatase family protein yields MKVMTLNAHAWLEEDNSKQLRDLAAWLSQNNYDLIALQEVNQQIKAELLPESQFACLNYQSIQHTGVWDEIALPPVKVDNFALNLVQALAKQGLSYYWTWLPAHHSYDYMDEGVAILSKYPFLAEGYLLSPGKAFADYRRRVALSASLVVNGHKLQAVSTHLSWWNQGFQEEWQELRQHLSPLQTSILLMGDFNNEASIRKQGYDHIIQADFSDSYHTSVHQEGKVTVKAAIAGWEGHDAGKRIDYIFTSPDLKAETYRIILNGERGPIVSDHFGIDLTLNLD; encoded by the coding sequence ATGAAAGTCATGACTTTAAATGCCCATGCTTGGTTAGAAGAAGATAACAGCAAGCAACTTAGGGACTTAGCCGCTTGGCTTAGTCAAAATAATTATGACTTAATTGCCCTGCAAGAAGTTAACCAGCAGATTAAAGCCGAGCTCTTGCCTGAGTCCCAATTCGCTTGCTTGAATTATCAAAGCATTCAACATACGGGCGTGTGGGACGAGATAGCGTTGCCTCCTGTTAAAGTAGATAATTTCGCCTTAAATTTGGTTCAAGCTTTAGCTAAACAAGGCCTATCCTATTACTGGACCTGGCTTCCAGCTCATCATTCTTATGATTACATGGATGAAGGGGTCGCCATACTATCCAAATACCCCTTCTTAGCTGAGGGATATTTACTCAGTCCCGGTAAAGCATTTGCAGATTATCGCCGCCGAGTCGCCTTGTCTGCCAGTTTGGTTGTGAATGGCCACAAGCTGCAAGCCGTATCTACCCACCTATCTTGGTGGAACCAAGGTTTCCAAGAAGAATGGCAGGAACTCCGCCAGCATTTGAGTCCCCTTCAGACATCTATCCTCTTAATGGGCGACTTTAATAACGAAGCAAGCATTCGCAAGCAAGGCTATGACCACATTATACAAGCAGATTTTAGCGACAGTTATCACACCAGTGTGCATCAAGAAGGAAAAGTGACTGTCAAAGCAGCGATTGCAGGGTGGGAGGGTCATGATGCAGGGAAACGCATTGACTACATCTTTACCTCACCTGACTTAAAAGCAGAAACCTATCGAATCATCCTCAATGGTGAAAGAGGCCCTATTGTGTCTGATCACTTCGGGATTGATTTAACCCTTAATTTAGACTAG
- the mreD gene encoding rod shape-determining protein MreD, translated as MKVNHRQRLRWIVPLVLFMMTIIDAALPAIFPRAFLGSGQVIISHLTLYFIVLFAFYFRDSNILLWSVIAGLFHDSYNTTFLGLYATLYFLISYIVLKTRQFFPKSPLVFYMLFIVLVTLLDFVVFIFYTEILDYASLSVLHFLVNRLGPTLIFTTVMCILLYLPSRNLLRWLGYESYIIF; from the coding sequence ATGAAGGTAAATCATCGGCAAAGATTACGTTGGATTGTACCACTGGTCTTGTTCATGATGACCATTATTGATGCAGCTTTACCGGCTATTTTTCCTAGGGCTTTTCTCGGTAGTGGGCAAGTGATTATTTCTCACTTAACTTTATATTTCATCGTGTTATTTGCCTTCTATTTCAGAGATAGCAATATTCTCTTGTGGAGTGTCATAGCTGGTTTGTTCCACGATTCGTACAACACAACCTTTCTCGGTTTATATGCGACACTTTATTTCCTCATTAGTTATATCGTCTTGAAGACGAGGCAATTCTTTCCCAAGAGTCCACTAGTGTTTTACATGCTATTCATTGTATTAGTGACTTTATTGGATTTTGTCGTATTTATCTTTTATACTGAAATATTGGACTATGCAAGCTTATCTGTCTTGCATTTTCTGGTCAATCGCTTAGGACCGACACTCATATTCACTACGGTTATGTGCATCTTACTGTATTTGCCTTCACGCAATTTACTGCGTTGGTTAGGCTATGAGTCGTATATTATATTCTAA
- the mreC gene encoding rod shape-determining protein MreC produces MVNNKRLIGILIGAIIVVSLMAFTLFGGGTGPVGGAVNDAGSWVGRIFSAPVNGVVRFVDSIDELLNTFEENQTLKKNIDKIDEMQVRIADLETENEKMRQELDLAEVLSDFDTLNATVISRNPDQWMETFTINVGRNHGVTQDMAVMAGNGLIGRIVEVAPTSSKVLLLTSQQGNAGKIAARIQTQNESSANGIISGYNQKNGHYIMTQVDPAAEIAPGDMVITSGLGGTIPSSLLIGEVESAYMDEYGLFQIVEVKPSGELTDIRFVTVIQRAGQVTEVPEATEESEEVSLPQEPYEELDTFSVTEEGQASE; encoded by the coding sequence ATGGTAAATAATAAGCGATTAATTGGTATCTTAATCGGTGCGATTATTGTTGTTTCCCTCATGGCTTTCACCCTCTTTGGGGGAGGCACTGGGCCAGTTGGAGGTGCTGTGAATGATGCGGGTTCATGGGTAGGGCGCATTTTCTCCGCGCCTGTGAATGGGGTAGTGCGGTTTGTCGATTCGATTGACGAATTGCTGAACACTTTTGAAGAGAATCAGACCTTAAAGAAGAACATCGATAAAATCGATGAAATGCAAGTCCGTATTGCGGATTTAGAGACGGAGAACGAAAAGATGCGTCAAGAATTAGACTTAGCCGAAGTGCTGAGTGACTTTGACACATTGAATGCTACTGTCATTTCTCGTAATCCTGATCAGTGGATGGAGACCTTCACGATTAACGTCGGAAGGAATCATGGCGTAACACAAGATATGGCCGTAATGGCTGGTAATGGTCTAATTGGCCGCATCGTTGAGGTTGCACCTACTAGTTCGAAAGTCTTGCTTTTAACCTCCCAACAAGGTAACGCCGGCAAAATAGCTGCCCGCATTCAAACGCAGAATGAGTCTTCTGCTAACGGGATCATCAGTGGCTATAACCAAAAGAACGGTCATTACATTATGACCCAAGTTGATCCAGCTGCTGAGATTGCACCGGGCGATATGGTTATTACATCTGGTTTAGGTGGGACTATCCCAAGTTCTTTACTTATTGGAGAAGTAGAGAGTGCCTATATGGATGAATATGGCTTGTTCCAAATTGTCGAAGTTAAACCTTCGGGTGAATTGACGGACATCCGTTTTGTCACGGTTATCCAGCGTGCTGGTCAAGTGACAGAAGTTCCTGAAGCGACGGAAGAATCAGAAGAAGTGTCCTTACCCCAGGAGCCATACGAAGAATTGGATACTTTTTCGGTCACAGAAGAAGGGCAGGCTAGCGAATGA
- a CDS encoding transposase has protein sequence MYRDEYFFVTRLKRNTLITDIQENVWPEDDDSPIKEDGLARLVGRIETINFFRIITIERPGKDTLRLVTHRMDLVAEEISEMYQSYWQVELFFKHIKQSLKTKHLYTQSE, from the coding sequence ATGTATCGCGATGAGTACTTTTTCGTTACACGACTGAAGAGGAACACCCTGATTACTGACATTCAAGAAAATGTTTGGCCAGAAGATGATGACTCACCCATCAAAGAAGATGGACTTGCTAGACTTGTCGGCAGGATTGAAACGATAAACTTCTTTCGTATAATTACGATTGAACGTCCTGGTAAAGACACTCTACGCTTAGTCACCCATCGTATGGATTTGGTCGCTGAAGAAATTTCAGAGATGTATCAGTCATATTGGCAGGTAGAACTATTCTTTAAGCATATCAAGCAGAGCCTAAAGACTAAGCACTTATATACTCAGTCTGAATAA